One window of the Acidobacteriota bacterium genome contains the following:
- the aroF gene encoding 3-deoxy-7-phosphoheptulonate synthase, with product MHTPRSFFVAHAVKRAGAHFLRGGAYKPRTSPYAFQGLEVEGLKILARAREETGLPIVTEALDTETLDVVAEYADVIQIGARNMQNYPLLKRAGRCRRPVLLKRGMSATLDELLMSAEYIASEGNYQIFLCERGVRTFSTHTRNTLDLSAVPAVKTQSHLPIIVDPSHGTGQRNKVAPLARAAVAVGADGLMIEVHANPDRALSDGPQALLPEQFERLMTEVRAIADLVGMKL from the coding sequence ATGCACACGCCGCGCAGCTTCTTCGTGGCCCACGCCGTGAAGAGGGCGGGGGCGCATTTCCTTCGCGGCGGCGCCTACAAGCCGAGGACCTCCCCGTACGCCTTCCAGGGGCTGGAGGTCGAGGGGCTGAAGATCCTCGCGAGGGCCCGCGAGGAGACGGGGCTGCCGATCGTCACCGAGGCCCTCGACACCGAGACGCTCGACGTCGTCGCCGAATACGCCGACGTCATCCAGATCGGCGCGCGCAACATGCAGAACTACCCGCTGCTGAAGCGGGCCGGCCGCTGCCGCCGCCCCGTCCTCCTCAAGAGGGGGATGTCGGCGACCCTCGACGAGCTGCTCATGTCGGCCGAGTACATCGCGTCGGAGGGGAACTACCAGATCTTCCTGTGCGAGAGGGGCGTGCGCACCTTCTCGACGCACACGCGCAACACGCTCGACCTCTCGGCGGTTCCCGCGGTGAAGACGCAAAGCCATCTTCCCATCATCGTCGATCCGAGCCACGGGACCGGCCAGCGCAACAAGGTCGCGCCGCTCGCCCGCGCGGCGGTCGCGGTCGGCGCCGACGGGCTGATGATCGAGGTGCACGCCAACCCCGATCGCGCCCTCTCCGACGGGCCGCAGGCTCTCCTTCCCGAGCAGTTCGAGCGGCTGATGACGGAGGTCCGCGCCATCGCCGATCTCGTCGGGATGAAGCTCTGA
- a CDS encoding phosphoribosylaminoimidazolesuccinocarboxamide synthase: MSAVTSVRIPGAKHLGSGKVRDIFSFGDRLLMVSTDRISAFDHVLPVGIPDKGKVLTQLSRYWFSLTKDIVANHLISTDVKDFPAEAQAQSLMLAGRSMLVHRAKMFPVECVVRGYLAGSGHKEYMKTGAVSGVKLSAGLQMASRLREPIFTPSTKAETGHDENIPFETMVSLVGKADAEKLRELSLAVFRKAGERAESAGIIIADTKFEFGRLDGGNGEIVIADEVLTPDSSRFWDRETYRVGISPPSFDKQFVRDYLESIKWDKNPPVPSLPSAIVEGTRKRYLDIHRRLTGREIV, from the coding sequence ATGAGCGCCGTCACCAGCGTCCGGATCCCCGGAGCGAAGCACCTCGGCTCCGGCAAGGTCCGCGACATCTTCTCCTTTGGCGACCGCCTGCTGATGGTCTCGACCGATCGCATCTCCGCCTTCGACCATGTCCTTCCCGTGGGAATTCCCGACAAGGGGAAGGTCCTCACGCAGTTGTCGCGGTACTGGTTCTCGCTGACGAAGGATATCGTGGCGAACCACCTGATCTCGACCGACGTGAAGGACTTCCCGGCCGAGGCGCAGGCGCAGTCCCTCATGCTCGCCGGGCGCTCGATGCTGGTCCACAGGGCGAAGATGTTCCCCGTGGAGTGCGTCGTGCGCGGCTACCTCGCGGGGAGCGGGCACAAGGAGTACATGAAGACCGGGGCGGTCTCCGGCGTGAAGCTTTCGGCGGGCCTCCAGATGGCGAGCCGCCTCAGAGAGCCGATCTTCACCCCCTCGACCAAGGCCGAGACCGGCCACGACGAGAACATCCCGTTCGAGACGATGGTGTCCCTCGTCGGGAAGGCCGACGCGGAGAAGCTGCGGGAGCTGAGCCTCGCCGTCTTCCGGAAGGCGGGGGAGAGGGCGGAGTCGGCGGGGATCATCATCGCCGACACCAAGTTCGAGTTCGGCCGCCTCGACGGCGGGAATGGGGAGATCGTCATCGCTGACGAGGTCCTCACCCCCGATTCGTCGCGCTTCTGGGACCGGGAGACGTACCGCGTCGGGATCTCGCCGCCGTCGTTCGACAAGCAGTTCGTGCGCGACTACCTCGAGTCGATCAAGTGGGACAAGAACCCCCCCGTCCCGTCCCTCCCGAGCGCGATCGTCGAGGGGACCCGCAAGCGCTACCTCGACATCCACAGGCGGCTGACCGGCCGGGAGATCGTCTAG
- a CDS encoding D-glycerate dehydrogenase, producing the protein MRRRIVVTRRLFPEAEAILARRFNVKRPRKLRMGRVELAGALRAADGLLCQLTDPIDEPLLCGAPALRAISVCAVGYDNVDVAACRRRGILVAHTPGVLTEATADHAWALLLAAARRVVEGDALCRRGEFPKWDLEFMLGAQVAGGTLGVVGMGRIGRAVARRAVGFGMTIFYASRSAASFEGADSPLAGAARRVALAELLRRSDFVTLHVPASAATRHLIGGAELARMKRSAILINTSRGSVVDESALAAALSAGRIGGAGLDVFEDEPRVPGSLTRRPNVVLSPHVASATSSTRRAMACLAARNLAAILGGRPSAATLVPTSSAGAAASSRARP; encoded by the coding sequence ATGCGCCGCCGAATCGTCGTCACACGCCGCCTCTTTCCCGAGGCGGAGGCGATCCTGGCGCGCCGGTTCAACGTGAAGAGGCCCCGAAAGTTGCGGATGGGGCGCGTCGAGCTGGCCGGGGCCCTGAGAGCGGCCGACGGACTGCTCTGCCAGCTCACCGACCCTATCGACGAGCCCCTCCTCTGCGGCGCCCCGGCCCTGCGCGCCATCTCCGTCTGCGCCGTCGGCTACGACAACGTGGACGTCGCCGCATGCCGGCGCCGCGGAATCCTCGTGGCTCACACGCCGGGAGTGCTCACCGAGGCGACGGCCGACCACGCGTGGGCGCTCCTTCTCGCCGCCGCGCGCAGGGTCGTGGAGGGGGACGCCCTGTGCCGCCGGGGGGAGTTCCCGAAGTGGGATCTCGAGTTCATGCTCGGCGCCCAGGTGGCGGGTGGGACGCTCGGCGTCGTCGGGATGGGGCGGATCGGGCGCGCGGTGGCGCGGCGGGCCGTGGGTTTCGGGATGACCATCTTCTATGCGTCGAGATCGGCGGCGAGCTTCGAGGGGGCGGACTCACCTCTCGCCGGGGCCGCGCGCCGCGTCGCGCTCGCCGAGCTGCTGCGCCGGAGCGACTTCGTCACGCTGCACGTGCCGGCGAGCGCCGCGACGAGGCATCTCATCGGCGGGGCGGAGCTCGCGCGGATGAAGCGATCCGCCATCCTGATCAACACGTCGCGGGGAAGCGTCGTGGACGAGAGCGCGCTCGCGGCCGCCCTTTCGGCGGGGCGGATCGGCGGGGCGGGGCTCGACGTCTTCGAGGACGAGCCGCGCGTTCCGGGGTCGCTCACGCGGCGGCCCAACGTGGTCCTTTCGCCGCACGTCGCCTCGGCCACCTCCTCGACGCGGCGGGCGATGGCCTGCCTCGCGGCGCGAAACCTCGCCGCGATCCTTGGCGGCCGCCCCTCGGCGGCGACGCTCGTGCCTACTTCTTCGGCGGGGGCTGCGGCATCTTCGCGCGCGCGGCCTTGA
- the modA gene encoding molybdate ABC transporter substrate-binding protein, which produces MPILAASLVVLGLTSAVPAREPWGDPSEVVIYAAASLRDALETLAPACESANGVKLVFNFGPSNDLAHQIERARKADVFFSADEGWMDYLGKAGAVDAASRTSPLSNRLVVIGRLDGSVSVASPKDLVSPAIRWISLANPEAVPAGKYAKAWLTKTGPWDAIKDRVLPAPDVRAALAAVASGGAEVGVVYRTDVQVSPQVRVLYEVPEGDAPHISYALAAMRDRPHQEVVRRVVAFLAGAEAAATFENLGFIVAHPGGAQ; this is translated from the coding sequence ATGCCAATCCTGGCAGCCTCGCTCGTGGTTCTCGGCCTGACCTCCGCGGTTCCGGCCCGGGAGCCTTGGGGCGATCCGTCCGAGGTCGTGATCTACGCGGCCGCGAGCCTGAGAGACGCCCTCGAGACCCTGGCCCCCGCCTGCGAGAGCGCGAACGGAGTGAAGCTCGTCTTCAACTTCGGGCCGTCGAACGACCTCGCGCACCAGATCGAGCGCGCCCGCAAGGCCGACGTTTTCTTCTCCGCGGACGAAGGCTGGATGGACTACCTCGGAAAGGCGGGAGCGGTCGATGCCGCATCGCGGACCTCTCCCCTCTCCAACCGGCTCGTCGTCATTGGCCGGCTCGACGGCTCGGTGAGCGTCGCGTCGCCGAAGGATCTCGTGAGCCCGGCGATCCGCTGGATCTCCCTGGCCAATCCGGAGGCGGTGCCCGCCGGCAAGTACGCGAAGGCATGGCTGACGAAGACGGGGCCGTGGGACGCGATCAAGGATCGAGTCCTGCCGGCTCCCGACGTCCGCGCCGCCCTCGCGGCGGTCGCATCGGGCGGCGCCGAGGTCGGCGTCGTGTACCGGACCGACGTCCAGGTCTCCCCGCAGGTGCGCGTTCTCTACGAGGTCCCCGAGGGAGACGCTCCTCACATCTCCTACGCCCTTGCCGCGATGCGGGATCGGCCGCACCAGGAAGTCGTCCGGCGCGTGGTGGCCTTCCTCGCGGGGGCGGAGGCGGCCGCGACGTTCGAGAACCTCGGATTCATCGTCGCGCACCCCGGAGGTGCCCAATGA
- the carA gene encoding glutamine-hydrolyzing carbamoyl-phosphate synthase small subunit has protein sequence MEAVLALEDGRVFRGRSFGASAERGGEVVFNTSMSGYQEVLTDPSYRGQIVVMTAPEIGNYGVNDLDVESRRIQVEGFAVRECSEISSSWRSRRDLPQYLRESDIPAISEIDTRALTRHLRSGGVLRGVLSALDLSEESLVRKARALPRLADIDLVGRVTSASAAPWRGGGPVAWLGAPLRRRAARHKVVALDFGMKDNIPRSLTGAGCKVTVMPARTGADEILAGAPDGVFLSNGPGDPETLDYAATMVRTLLGRVPIFGICLGHQIMGLAFGGRTFKLKFGHRGVNHPVKNLRTGRVEITSQNHGYAVDAESLGADIEITHVNLNDGTVEGFRHRSHPAFSVQYHPEASPGPHDALYLFDDFVRMMDERKAASRDARAAEAPEGEAAAAEPPGGATLGDS, from the coding sequence ATGGAGGCCGTGCTCGCGCTCGAGGACGGGCGGGTCTTCCGGGGCCGCTCGTTCGGCGCCTCCGCCGAGCGCGGCGGCGAGGTCGTCTTCAACACGTCGATGTCCGGGTACCAGGAGGTCCTCACCGACCCCTCGTACCGCGGCCAGATCGTCGTGATGACCGCCCCGGAGATCGGCAACTACGGCGTCAACGATCTGGACGTCGAGAGCCGGAGGATCCAGGTCGAGGGGTTCGCCGTGCGCGAGTGCAGCGAGATCTCCTCGTCGTGGCGATCGCGCCGCGATCTCCCGCAGTACCTCAGGGAGAGCGACATCCCCGCCATCTCCGAGATCGACACGCGCGCGCTCACGCGCCATCTCCGATCGGGGGGCGTTCTCCGCGGCGTGCTGTCGGCCCTCGATCTCTCCGAGGAGAGCCTCGTCCGGAAGGCCCGGGCGCTCCCGCGCCTCGCGGACATCGACCTCGTCGGCCGCGTCACGTCCGCCTCGGCGGCGCCCTGGCGGGGGGGCGGTCCGGTCGCCTGGCTGGGGGCGCCGCTGCGCCGCCGCGCCGCGAGGCACAAGGTCGTGGCCCTGGACTTCGGCATGAAGGACAACATCCCGCGCTCCCTGACCGGCGCCGGCTGCAAGGTCACGGTGATGCCGGCGCGCACCGGCGCCGACGAGATCCTCGCGGGGGCGCCCGACGGCGTCTTCCTCTCGAACGGCCCCGGCGATCCCGAGACCCTGGACTACGCGGCCACGATGGTTCGAACGCTTCTCGGGCGCGTGCCGATCTTCGGCATCTGCCTCGGGCACCAGATCATGGGGCTCGCGTTCGGGGGCCGGACCTTCAAGCTCAAGTTCGGCCACCGCGGCGTCAACCATCCGGTGAAGAACCTCCGCACGGGCCGCGTCGAGATCACGTCGCAGAACCACGGCTACGCCGTCGACGCCGAATCCCTCGGCGCCGACATCGAGATCACCCACGTCAACCTCAACGACGGGACGGTCGAGGGCTTCCGGCATCGATCGCACCCGGCCTTCTCCGTGCAGTACCACCCCGAGGCCTCGCCGGGCCCCCACGACGCGCTCTACCTCTTCGACGACTTCGTCCGGATGATGGACGAGCGGAAGGCGGCGTCGCGCGACGCACGGGCCGCGGAGGCCCCGGAGGGCGAGGCCGCGGCGGCCGAGCCGCCCGGTGGAGCCACGCTCGGCGATTCTTGA
- a CDS encoding hydantoinase/oxoprolinase family protein: MAGFRVGVDIGGTFTDIVFLDDRGRIHTRKVSSSVDDYARAIVEGVRELFRDTGLGGDDVGEVLHGTTVASNAILELRGARTGLITTKGFRDVLELRRLRMPRLYDLRWEKPAPLVERYLRAEVTERINAQGIVTVPLDPAEVERVLDRLLGEGIEALAVCLINAYASAAHEEQIQAIVRRRAPDLPMCISAEVLPEIKEYERTSTTVINTYVMPVVQRYLRTLAAGFDEIAVRAPLMIMQSNGGLMTAGAAARMPMHIIESGPAAGVIGCQALARRMSLGRVITFDMGGTTAKASIIEDGEVNRASEYQVGGGIMLGSRLLTGAGYVLRVPAVDLAEVGAGGGSIVSIDAGGSLQVGPRSAGAWPGPLCYDLGGTEPTITDANVILGYLNPAYLVGGAVKLNAARSHEVFEERIARPLGLGLEHAAYGAHLIAASNMIRALKAVSSERGRDPRDYVLFAFGGNGPLFAGGMAAQLEMARIVVPPAPGLFSSFGLLYADVEHHDVRTYRRQTRQLDLEALSATLRRMEADALALLAGEGFTGDRARVRRFADLRYHGQSFELTVPLPAGDLGPEAIAALEQAFGREHERVYGHRAGPDEPVELVTLRLVGQGIPERPRVPDRVV; encoded by the coding sequence ATGGCTGGGTTTCGTGTTGGGGTCGATATCGGGGGGACGTTCACCGATATCGTTTTTCTCGACGATCGGGGGCGGATCCACACGCGGAAGGTGTCGTCGAGCGTGGACGACTACGCGCGGGCCATCGTGGAGGGCGTGCGCGAGCTGTTTCGCGACACCGGGCTCGGGGGCGACGACGTGGGCGAGGTGCTCCACGGCACCACGGTGGCCTCCAACGCCATCCTCGAGCTGCGGGGCGCGCGTACCGGGCTCATCACCACCAAGGGCTTCCGCGACGTGCTCGAGCTCCGCCGGCTCCGGATGCCGCGCCTCTACGACCTCCGGTGGGAGAAGCCCGCGCCGCTGGTGGAGCGCTACCTCCGCGCGGAAGTCACCGAGCGGATCAACGCCCAGGGGATCGTGACCGTGCCGCTCGATCCGGCCGAGGTCGAGCGCGTGCTCGACCGCCTGCTGGGCGAGGGGATCGAGGCGCTCGCGGTGTGCCTCATCAACGCCTACGCCAGCGCCGCCCACGAGGAGCAGATCCAGGCGATCGTGCGGCGGCGCGCGCCGGATCTCCCGATGTGCATCAGCGCCGAGGTGCTGCCCGAGATCAAGGAGTACGAGCGGACCTCGACGACCGTGATCAACACGTACGTGATGCCGGTCGTGCAGCGCTACCTCCGGACCCTCGCGGCGGGCTTCGACGAGATCGCCGTGCGGGCGCCCCTCATGATCATGCAGTCGAACGGCGGGCTCATGACCGCGGGGGCCGCCGCGCGGATGCCCATGCACATCATCGAGTCCGGGCCGGCCGCCGGCGTCATCGGCTGCCAGGCGCTCGCGCGGCGCATGAGCCTCGGGCGCGTCATCACCTTCGACATGGGCGGGACGACCGCGAAGGCCTCGATCATCGAGGACGGTGAGGTCAACCGCGCCTCCGAGTACCAGGTGGGCGGCGGCATCATGCTCGGCTCGCGCCTGCTCACGGGGGCCGGCTATGTCCTGCGCGTGCCCGCCGTCGACCTCGCCGAGGTCGGCGCCGGCGGCGGCTCGATCGTCTCGATCGATGCCGGGGGCTCGCTGCAGGTGGGCCCGCGGAGCGCCGGCGCGTGGCCCGGACCGCTCTGCTACGACCTCGGCGGCACCGAGCCCACCATCACCGACGCCAACGTGATCCTCGGGTATCTCAACCCGGCGTACCTCGTCGGGGGCGCCGTGAAGCTGAACGCGGCGCGGTCGCACGAGGTGTTCGAGGAGCGCATCGCCCGGCCCCTCGGGCTCGGCCTGGAGCACGCCGCCTACGGCGCCCACCTGATCGCCGCCTCCAACATGATCCGCGCGCTCAAGGCGGTGTCGAGCGAGCGCGGGCGCGACCCGCGCGACTACGTGCTCTTCGCCTTCGGCGGCAACGGGCCGCTCTTCGCGGGCGGCATGGCGGCCCAGCTCGAGATGGCGAGGATCGTGGTGCCGCCGGCGCCCGGGCTCTTCTCGTCGTTCGGCCTGCTCTACGCGGACGTCGAGCACCACGACGTGCGCACGTATCGGCGGCAGACGCGACAGCTCGACCTCGAGGCGCTGAGCGCGACGCTCCGCCGCATGGAGGCCGACGCCCTCGCGCTGCTCGCCGGCGAAGGCTTCACGGGCGACCGGGCGCGCGTCAGACGCTTCGCGGATCTGCGCTATCACGGCCAGTCCTTCGAGCTGACGGTGCCGCTGCCCGCGGGCGATCTCGGGCCCGAGGCCATCGCCGCGCTCGAGCAGGCGTTCGGCCGCGAGCACGAGCGCGTCTACGGCCACCGCGCGGGCCCCGACGAGCCCGTCGAGCTCGTCACCCTCCGGCTGGTCGGACAGGGCATCCCCGAGCGGCCACGCGTGCCCGACCGCGTCGTGA
- a CDS encoding TIGR00266 family protein, with product MQIEIKYQPSYSLAIVTLAVGERIQAESGAMVSMSSNLAMETGMKGGVMGALKRKVLGGESLFWNTFMAEGGPAEVTLAPSLPGDINHIRIDRETIYIQSGSFLAGDPTVDLDAQWGGARTFFGGEGLFLLKATGSGDILVSSYGAIHKVPIAPGRPYVCDTGHVVAFTQGLDFDVRSVGNWKSTLLGGEGLVCEFRGEGNLYLQTRSTQAFLSWLIPRIPTRTGGGGGATPGGFLGNILRGD from the coding sequence ATGCAGATCGAGATCAAGTACCAGCCGTCGTATTCGCTCGCCATCGTCACTCTCGCGGTCGGCGAGCGCATCCAGGCCGAGTCCGGCGCGATGGTCTCGATGTCGTCGAACCTGGCGATGGAGACCGGAATGAAGGGGGGCGTCATGGGCGCCCTCAAGAGGAAGGTCCTCGGCGGCGAGAGCCTCTTCTGGAACACCTTCATGGCCGAGGGAGGGCCGGCCGAGGTGACGCTGGCCCCCTCGCTCCCGGGAGACATCAACCACATCCGGATCGACCGCGAGACGATCTACATCCAGTCGGGCTCCTTTCTCGCGGGAGACCCCACGGTCGATCTCGACGCGCAGTGGGGAGGCGCCCGCACCTTCTTCGGAGGGGAGGGGCTCTTCCTCTTGAAGGCGACGGGAAGCGGCGACATCCTCGTCTCGTCGTACGGCGCCATTCACAAGGTCCCGATAGCGCCCGGGCGCCCGTACGTCTGCGACACGGGGCACGTCGTCGCCTTCACCCAGGGGCTCGACTTCGACGTGCGGAGCGTCGGCAACTGGAAGTCGACGCTCCTCGGCGGCGAAGGGCTCGTCTGCGAGTTCCGCGGGGAGGGGAACCTCTACCTCCAGACGCGCAGCACGCAGGCCTTCCTGTCGTGGCTCATCCCGAGGATCCCGACGCGCACCGGAGGCGGAGGGGGCGCGACCCCCGGAGGATTCCTGGGGAACATCCTGCGGGGGGACTGA
- a CDS encoding glycosyltransferase family 2 protein codes for MKLSVVIPAFNEERTLADIVGRVRAIETPGWEREIIVVDDGSIDGTPGVIASLAGPDLTARRQAPNRGKGAALRVGFAAATGDFIVIQDADSEYDPADLPALLDALRASGADAAYGSRILGSNPKSYFSYYWGGRLLTAIFNLVYGQRLTDVTTCYKIFRLEDALELGLACDGFEFCEELTARLVRAGRRIVEAPITYAPRSIAEGKKIRWHDGLTAIWTMLRLRFAPNPPRR; via the coding sequence TTGAAGCTCAGCGTCGTCATCCCCGCCTTCAACGAGGAGAGGACCCTCGCGGACATCGTCGGCCGGGTCCGGGCGATCGAGACTCCGGGGTGGGAGCGCGAGATCATCGTCGTCGACGATGGCTCCATCGACGGGACTCCTGGCGTCATCGCGTCCCTCGCCGGCCCCGACCTCACCGCGCGCCGGCAGGCGCCGAACCGGGGGAAGGGGGCGGCGCTGCGCGTGGGGTTCGCCGCCGCCACGGGCGACTTCATCGTGATCCAGGACGCCGACAGCGAGTACGACCCCGCCGATCTCCCGGCGCTCCTCGACGCCCTCCGGGCCTCCGGAGCCGACGCCGCGTACGGCTCGCGCATCCTCGGGTCGAACCCGAAGTCGTACTTCTCGTACTACTGGGGGGGCCGGCTCCTCACCGCGATCTTCAACCTCGTGTACGGCCAGCGCCTCACGGACGTCACGACGTGCTACAAGATCTTTCGCCTCGAGGACGCCCTCGAGCTCGGGCTCGCGTGCGACGGCTTCGAGTTCTGCGAGGAGCTCACGGCGCGGCTCGTGCGGGCCGGCCGCCGCATCGTCGAGGCGCCGATCACGTACGCCCCACGCTCCATCGCGGAGGGGAAGAAGATCCGCTGGCACGACGGCCTGACGGCGATCTGGACGATGCTCCGGCTGAGATTCGCCCCGAACCCGCCCCGCCGGTGA
- a CDS encoding PadR family transcriptional regulator, whose product MTTSKGAASASAEHLDRWEVQLRKGSLELAILGCLWPGRLYGLEILRRLETESDLALSAGTVYPLLARLKADGLLESEWVEADAGHPRKYYQLTSVGRRRAAEMAKMWARFAGTLGDLLAPVLKERR is encoded by the coding sequence ATGACGACATCAAAGGGCGCCGCGTCCGCGAGCGCGGAGCACCTCGACAGGTGGGAAGTGCAGCTCCGCAAAGGATCGCTCGAGCTCGCCATCCTGGGGTGCCTCTGGCCCGGCCGCCTCTACGGCCTTGAGATCCTGCGGCGCCTCGAGACCGAGTCGGATCTCGCGCTGTCGGCGGGGACCGTCTACCCGCTCCTCGCCCGGCTCAAGGCCGACGGGCTCCTCGAGTCGGAGTGGGTGGAGGCCGACGCCGGCCATCCCCGCAAGTACTACCAGCTGACGTCCGTGGGTCGCCGCCGGGCTGCCGAGATGGCGAAGATGTGGGCGCGGTTCGCGGGGACGCTGGGAGATCTCCTGGCGCCCGTCTTGAAAGAGAGGCGATAG
- a CDS encoding DUF1700 domain-containing protein, whose product MIDAFLSKLRAALRGMPDAEIEDILRELRGHIAEVAEGAGGSVEGAIQSLGDPIDLAKTYRAHNLMAHAECSGSPLVILQGLRNATRTSAGRVAATVLYISGYSIVITLLRVTVHKLFSPSSVGAWYAPGERWPVTLVWDGAAPDGAREVLGWWLIPATLAAGWVLKYAVDRAAQWWIRRTRRSKEGRSV is encoded by the coding sequence ATGATCGACGCTTTCCTCTCGAAGTTGCGCGCGGCCCTTCGGGGCATGCCGGACGCCGAGATCGAGGACATCCTCCGGGAGCTCCGCGGCCACATCGCCGAGGTCGCGGAGGGGGCAGGAGGAAGCGTCGAGGGCGCCATCCAGTCGCTCGGCGACCCGATCGATCTCGCGAAGACGTACCGCGCCCATAACCTCATGGCCCACGCGGAGTGCAGCGGGTCACCCCTCGTCATCCTCCAGGGGCTGCGGAACGCGACACGGACATCCGCCGGCCGCGTCGCGGCCACGGTCCTGTACATCTCCGGCTACTCGATTGTCATCACGCTGTTGCGCGTGACCGTCCACAAGCTCTTCTCTCCATCCAGCGTCGGCGCGTGGTACGCGCCGGGGGAGAGGTGGCCCGTCACTCTGGTCTGGGACGGCGCCGCTCCGGATGGCGCGAGAGAGGTTCTCGGATGGTGGCTCATCCCGGCGACTCTTGCCGCGGGATGGGTCCTGAAGTACGCCGTCGATCGCGCCGCGCAGTGGTGGATTCGCAGGACCCGGCGTTCGAAGGAAGGAAGATCGGTATGA
- a CDS encoding TIGR00300 family protein: MLTRRLTAEGHLIDSGLMSRFLKVVLEDGGTYEILGFDIGRTVGDYSKMELQITAPDEARLATILDNLVALGCRLVQTVEEDAILKFAEADGTVPDDFYSTTNHRTRLRIAGSYVDVAEQRMDAVLRVKDGRAACVKLRDILKGDMVVCGVKGVQVFPPFKDRETMDFVFMDRDVSSERRVEIVVTDLAKTMAEIREKKGRTVIVAGPVVVHTGGAEHMSRLIRGGFVQAILAGNALAVHDVERALYGTSLGVHLGTGVPVYEGHKNHMRAINFVRKAGGMKAAVDRGLLRSGVMFESLKAGVEVVLAGSIRDDGPMPETIMDLIEAQDRYWRALKGADLVLILSTMLHGIGTGNMTPSWVRTVCVDINPAVVTKLVDRGSAQAAGIVTDVGLFLRLLADELAVAASPR; the protein is encoded by the coding sequence ATGCTGACGCGACGGCTGACCGCCGAAGGGCACCTCATCGACTCCGGGCTCATGTCCCGGTTCCTGAAAGTCGTTCTCGAGGACGGGGGGACTTACGAGATCCTCGGCTTCGACATCGGCCGGACGGTCGGCGACTACTCGAAGATGGAGCTGCAGATCACCGCCCCCGACGAGGCGCGCCTCGCGACGATCCTCGACAACCTCGTCGCCCTCGGGTGCCGCCTCGTCCAGACGGTCGAGGAGGACGCGATCCTCAAGTTCGCGGAAGCGGACGGCACCGTCCCCGACGACTTCTACTCCACGACGAACCACCGCACGCGCCTCCGCATCGCGGGGTCCTACGTCGACGTGGCCGAGCAGCGGATGGACGCGGTTCTCCGCGTGAAGGACGGCCGGGCCGCCTGCGTGAAGCTCCGGGACATCCTCAAGGGGGACATGGTCGTCTGCGGCGTGAAGGGGGTGCAGGTCTTCCCTCCCTTCAAGGATCGCGAGACGATGGACTTCGTCTTCATGGATCGCGACGTCTCGTCGGAGCGGCGCGTCGAGATCGTCGTCACCGACCTCGCGAAGACGATGGCGGAGATCCGCGAGAAGAAGGGGCGCACGGTCATCGTCGCGGGCCCCGTCGTCGTGCACACGGGAGGGGCCGAGCACATGAGCCGCCTCATCCGCGGCGGGTTCGTGCAGGCGATCCTCGCGGGCAACGCCCTCGCCGTCCACGACGTGGAGCGCGCGCTCTACGGGACATCTCTAGGGGTCCATCTGGGCACCGGAGTCCCGGTCTATGAAGGCCACAAGAACCACATGCGGGCGATCAACTTCGTGCGGAAGGCGGGGGGGATGAAAGCGGCCGTGGACCGCGGGCTCCTCCGCTCGGGGGTGATGTTCGAATCCCTCAAGGCCGGGGTGGAGGTCGTCCTCGCCGGCTCGATCCGCGACGACGGGCCGATGCCCGAGACGATCATGGATCTGATCGAGGCGCAGGATCGCTACTGGCGCGCGCTCAAGGGGGCCGACCTCGTGCTGATCCTCTCGACGATGCTCCACGGGATCGGGACCGGCAACATGACGCCGTCGTGGGTGAGGACGGTCTGCGTGGACATCAACCCGGCGGTCGTCACGAAGCTCGTCGATCGCGGCTCGGCCCAGGCCGCCGGCATCGTCACCGACGTGGGGCTCTTCCTGAGGCTCCTCGCCGACGAGCTGGCGGTGGCGGCCTCGCCTCGCTGA